Proteins encoded in a region of the Elaeis guineensis isolate ETL-2024a chromosome 7, EG11, whole genome shotgun sequence genome:
- the LOC140859055 gene encoding BURP domain-containing protein 6-like, producing the protein MALFLAFLSIFALTVGACHAALPADVYWNSVLPNTPIPSAIRHVIRSGVFVDDMDSVCAFFRYAATQSQIQDPSVTVFFLEKDLHPGANMTFHFTRTTTGATLLARELADSIPFSSAKLPEILSRLSIAPDSVQAETMKKILLECEEPAIDGEIRYCATSVESMVDFSTSSLGTRNVEALSTTVDRKAPPKQVYTISKVQKLPTSKLVVCHSENYAYAVFHCHTACAEAYKVSMVGKDGTKVEAVAACHTDTDGFNPEHVAFKVLNVKPGTVPICQFQPQNDIVWSPNTLSISPLEMVV; encoded by the exons ATGGCTCTTTTTCTAGCTTTTCTTTCTATCTTTGCG CTTACAGTTGGAGCATGTCATGCTGCTTTGCCTGCAGATGTCTACTGGAACTCGGTCTTGCCCAACACTCCCATACCAAGTGCCATCCGCCATGTGATACGTTCTG GTGTGTTCGTTGATGACATGGACTCTGTTTGTGCCTTCTTCCGTTACGCCGCTACGCAGAGCCAAATCCAGGATCCCTCCGTAACCGTCTTCTTCCTAGAGAAGGACTTGCACCCTGGCGCCAATATGACGTTCCACTTCACCCGGACCACCACCGGCGCCACCCTTCTTGCACGCGAACTCGCCGACTCCATCCCCTTCTCCTCCGCGAAGCTCCCGGAGATCCTTTCCCGCCTCTCCATCGCGCCCGACTCCGTCCAAGCCGAGACCATGAAGAAGATCCTTCTGGAGTGCGAGGAGCCGGCGATTGACGGAGAGATCAGATACTGCGCCACCTCGGTCGAGTCCATGGTGGATTTCAGCACGTCCAGCCTTGGGACTCGTAACGTCGAAGCCCTGTCGACGACGGTCGACAGGAAGGCTCCACCGAAACAAGTCTACACCATATCCAAAGTGCAGAAGCTTCCTACCTCTAAGTTGGTGGTTTGCCACAGTGAGAATTATGCATACGCTGTGTTCCACTGCCACACGGCGTGCGCGGAGGCGTACAAGGTGTCGATGGTCGGGAAGGATGGGACCAAGGTGGAGGCGGTGGCTGCATGCCACACCGACACCGACGGATTCAACCCCGAGCACGTCGCCTTTAAGGTGCTCAACGTCAAGCCCGGGACGGTGCCCATCTGCCAGTTCCAACCCCAGAACGACATTGTTTGGAGTCCCAACACATTGAGCATCTCGCCGCTGGAAATGGTCGTGTGA
- the LOC105048275 gene encoding BURP domain-containing protein 6 yields MIVVLVGAELPDSPINPAPHCRSMYTSFRCLPCFPCSTLGFLIHGSFLAFLSIFALTVGACHAALPADVYWNSVLPNTPMPSAIRHVIRSGVFVDDMDSVCAFFRYAATQSQIQDPTVTVFFLEKDLHPGANMTFHFTRTTTGATLLPRELADSIPFSSAKLPEILSRLSIAPDSVQAETMKKILLECEEPAIDGEIRYCATSVESMVDFSTSCLGTRNVEALSTTVDRKAPPKQVYTISKVQKLPTSKLVVCHSENYAYAVFHCHTACAEAYKVSMVGKDGTKVEAVAACHTDTAGFSPEHVAFKVLNVKPGTVPICQFQPQNDIVWSPNTLSISPLEMVV; encoded by the exons ATGATTGTCGTTCTGGTTGGTGCTGAGCTCCCGGACTCCCCTATAAATCCTGCCCCACACTGCCGTTCAATGTACACCAGCTTCCGCTGCCTTCCCTGCTTCCCCTGCTCGACTCTCGGTTTCCTCATCCATGGCTCTTTTCTAGCTTTTCTTTCTATCTTTGCG CTTACAGTTGGAGCATGTCATGCTGCTTTGCCTGCAGATGTCTACTGGAACTCGGTCTTGCCCAACACTCCCATGCCAAGTGCCATCCGCCATGTGATACGTTCTG GTGTGTTCGTTGATGACATGGACTCTGTTTGTGCCTTCTTCCGTTACGCCGCTACGCAGAGCCAAATCCAGGATCCCACCGTAACCGTCTTTTTCCTAGAGAAGGATTTGCACCCTGGCGCCAATATGACGTTCCACTTCACCCGAACCACCACCGGCGCCACCCTTCTTCCACGCGAACTCGCCGACTCCATCCCCTTCTCCTCCGCGAAGCTCCCGGAGATCCTTTCCCGCCTCTCCATCGCGCCCGACTCCGTCCAAGCCGAGACCATGAAGAAGATCCTTCTGGAGTGCGAGGAGCCGGCGATTGACGGAGAGATCAGATACTGCGCCACCTCGGTCGAGTCCATGGTGGATTTCAGCACGTCCTGCCTTGGGACTCGTAACGTCGAAGCCCTGTCGACGACGGTCGACAGGAAGGCTCCACCGAAACAAGTCTACACCATATCTAAAGTGCAGAAGCTTCCTACCTCTAAGTTGGTGGTTTGCCACAGTGAGAATTATGCATACGCTGTGTTCCACTGCCACACGGCGTGCGCGGAGGCGTACAAGGTGTCGATGGTCGGGAAGGATGGGACCAAGGTGGAGGCGGTGGCCGCATGCCACACCGACACGGCCGGATTCAGCCCCGAGCACGTCGCCTTCAAGGTGCTCAACGTCAAGCCCGGTACGGTGCCCATCTGCCAGTTCCAACCCCAGAACGACATTGTTTGGAGTCCCAACACATTGAGCATCTCGCCGTTGGAAATGGTCGTGTGA